One stretch of Shewanella sp. Arc9-LZ DNA includes these proteins:
- a CDS encoding methyl-accepting chemotaxis protein: MFNAFNTIKARILLGYAAILLMTLVAAVLLNNSNQTVKQEVGGFVDGTLPALNSITRVQSLAKELVLMGYSLYGTTIDVTEFNQNKVQLEKSLNEQYQQLNTVTSTQLMPQIDALNAALSALENTMSKSSVDWDNARNHLGTLNDSANDLKDRLDILAEEISTQANQNAMNIQSELGYNTMLIFVLVGLMLVVAVGAYLAAQKQIATPIQQLSNDLTRIAQNRNLKAKLSDECIVEISNVATSVNGLINVFRLGMNEVHDAIASISQTVAQLSNTTGKSSASVDELQHTIVSLVDVMSQLEQQMEQSVEHSQSASDSAQQGAQSMVEGQKEVKQTADSISVLAQDIETTASMLLTLQNSGKQVATVVKTIADIASQTNLLSLNAAIEAARAGETGRGFAVVADEVRTLALRTHNSTVEINKMLANIVDSIQSAVDNMASNQQKAQHSVSLANQLVVTLEQSRQLILSLATVSQESAMLAQASQQQAHTVKLKVQDFTLLGESVSEGNHQISEAGNKLSNLADKLTDTVDQFER; this comes from the coding sequence ATGTTTAACGCTTTTAATACTATCAAAGCTCGTATTCTACTAGGCTATGCAGCTATTTTATTAATGACCCTAGTGGCGGCTGTTTTACTCAATAACAGCAACCAAACCGTAAAACAAGAAGTTGGCGGGTTTGTCGATGGCACATTACCTGCGCTTAACAGCATTACACGGGTACAAAGTCTTGCCAAAGAACTGGTATTAATGGGTTATTCTTTATACGGTACAACCATCGACGTTACAGAGTTTAACCAGAATAAAGTTCAACTAGAAAAAAGTCTTAACGAGCAGTATCAACAATTAAATACCGTAACATCTACCCAATTAATGCCGCAAATTGACGCGCTTAACGCGGCGTTATCGGCACTTGAAAACACCATGAGTAAATCATCGGTAGATTGGGACAATGCCCGCAATCATTTAGGTACATTAAATGATAGTGCTAACGATCTAAAAGATCGTCTAGACATTCTCGCCGAAGAAATTTCGACTCAAGCCAACCAAAATGCAATGAACATTCAAAGCGAACTTGGCTACAATACTATGCTCATTTTTGTATTAGTTGGACTCATGTTGGTTGTTGCAGTTGGGGCCTACTTAGCAGCACAAAAACAAATAGCCACTCCTATACAGCAACTGTCAAACGACCTCACCCGCATTGCGCAAAATCGTAATTTAAAAGCCAAACTGTCTGATGAATGCATTGTTGAAATTAGTAATGTGGCCACCAGTGTTAATGGCTTAATTAACGTATTCCGTTTAGGAATGAATGAAGTACATGACGCCATCGCCAGTATTAGCCAAACCGTTGCCCAGTTAAGTAACACAACAGGTAAATCATCAGCCTCTGTGGATGAGCTTCAACACACTATTGTGAGTTTAGTAGATGTGATGTCGCAACTTGAGCAGCAAATGGAGCAAAGTGTCGAACATTCACAAAGTGCATCAGATTCTGCTCAACAGGGTGCGCAGAGCATGGTTGAAGGGCAAAAAGAAGTTAAACAAACAGCTGACAGCATTAGCGTATTAGCTCAAGACATTGAAACGACTGCCAGCATGCTACTCACACTGCAAAATTCAGGTAAACAAGTGGCTACCGTGGTAAAAACCATTGCCGATATCGCCTCACAAACTAATTTATTGTCATTGAACGCAGCTATTGAAGCGGCTAGAGCCGGTGAAACAGGAAGAGGTTTTGCGGTAGTTGCAGATGAGGTTAGAACGTTAGCCTTACGCACACATAATTCAACTGTAGAAATAAATAAAATGCTCGCCAATATCGTTGATTCAATTCAATCTGCGGTCGACAATATGGCATCCAACCAACAAAAAGCACAACACTCCGTATCATTAGCAAATCAGTTAGTAGTAACACTTGAACAGAGCCGCCAACTTATTTTGTCTCTTGCCACAGTAAGCCAAGAATCAGCCATGCTAGCACAAGCATCACAGCAGCAGGCTCATACCGTTAAGCTTAAAGTACAAGACTTTACGCTATTAGGTGAATCTGTATCTGAGGGGAATCATCAAATTAGCGAGGCAGGTAATAAGTTGAGTAATTTAGCCGATAAGCTAACCGACACAGTCGATCAGTTTGAACGCTAA
- a CDS encoding PepSY-associated TM helix domain-containing protein, with product MAHCIVTSCACGAINHVSILADHFKQVSVTKTSRRNRFRLKILRALRPWHRRLGLASALFILLLVLTGVAINHSDDFGLDQAPVTQSWLLDYYGIAPPSHVAQFGVAPTALYITDNLLWQNQHMILESNATLISASYVGNMLVAIDAQQLYLFNDLGQLQETQNASTGLPSGLLALAIVDGRVWLNTENGVFQADEQLIDWQAIAPLTAPVWLSESKFVDKEVVNLARSANLHWQRVMLDLHSGRLFGSLTVWLWDLFALALLMVSLSGFWIWLKQKPPR from the coding sequence ATCGCGCATTGCATTGTTACTTCATGCGCATGTGGTGCAATAAACCACGTTTCAATTCTAGCGGATCATTTCAAGCAGGTTAGTGTGACAAAAACATCTCGACGTAACCGTTTTAGACTTAAGATTTTGCGAGCCCTTCGTCCTTGGCACCGTCGCTTAGGATTAGCGAGTGCGTTATTTATCTTATTGTTAGTGCTGACTGGCGTAGCGATAAATCACAGTGATGATTTTGGTTTAGACCAAGCACCGGTTACCCAGTCGTGGTTGCTTGATTATTATGGTATTGCTCCTCCTTCTCATGTTGCTCAGTTTGGTGTTGCACCTACTGCATTATATATTACCGATAATCTATTGTGGCAAAACCAACATATGATTTTAGAGTCCAATGCGACCTTAATTAGTGCCAGCTATGTCGGTAACATGCTGGTGGCCATAGATGCACAGCAACTGTATTTATTTAATGATCTTGGTCAGTTACAAGAAACTCAAAATGCCAGCACCGGACTTCCGTCTGGTTTGTTAGCGCTAGCGATTGTTGATGGCCGGGTGTGGTTAAATACTGAAAATGGTGTATTTCAAGCAGATGAGCAACTCATCGATTGGCAAGCTATTGCGCCGTTAACAGCACCTGTTTGGCTGAGTGAAAGTAAATTCGTGGATAAAGAGGTTGTTAATCTTGCGCGCAGCGCTAACTTACATTGGCAACGCGTAATGCTAGATCTGCATAGTGGTCGCTTATTTGGATCATTAACGGTTTGGCTGTGGGACTTATTCGCGCTAGCATTACTAATGGTATCTCTCAGCGGCTTTTGGATTTGGTTAAAACAAAAACCACCGAGATAA
- a CDS encoding tryptophan halogenase family protein: MAKAVKKIIIVGGGTAGWLTAAIIASHHKSQTGNDLTIILVESSDIPTVGVGEGTWPTMKNTLQQIGLSESEVFKACHATFKQGGKFVNWVHGNGDFYYHPFTVPLGYGRIDLAPYIDNIKDYAEHTNFQHAICESGLAPRSMAEGEYQGSCNYAYHLDAGAFADLLKQHCKAKLAVEHVIGTVEQAHVDSQGNISHISLADQGSIDGDLFIDCSGFASLLLGKTLNVPFVKLDHVLFNDRAIAMQVPYTDQHSPIASHTIATAQDSGWIWDIGLTHRRGVGHVYSSRYMTDEQAEANLRRYIGPQAEGLSVKKISYQSGHRERYWQKNCVAVGMAAGFVEPLEATAIMLVEISARYIADNLPVNDTIMALTAKRFNQQMEYRWGRIVDFLKLHYMLTKRPEPYWQAHCHPDSIPQSLQEDLSIWAYRGPTSKDFNGPNELFPAASYQYVLYGMGFSPDYSQHAHLYQQQAQATQILNRNVQLTQQMLNTLPPHRDFIEQWLTHSQQ; the protein is encoded by the coding sequence ATGGCAAAAGCAGTCAAAAAAATAATCATTGTGGGTGGAGGTACAGCGGGTTGGTTAACCGCAGCTATCATTGCATCGCACCATAAAAGCCAGACAGGTAATGACTTAACAATTATTTTAGTGGAATCATCAGACATTCCCACGGTCGGTGTTGGTGAAGGCACTTGGCCAACCATGAAAAATACCTTACAACAAATAGGTTTAAGCGAAAGCGAAGTCTTTAAGGCTTGTCACGCCACGTTTAAACAAGGCGGCAAGTTTGTTAACTGGGTCCATGGAAATGGCGACTTTTACTACCATCCATTTACGGTTCCATTAGGTTATGGTCGTATCGACTTAGCACCTTATATCGACAACATCAAAGACTATGCCGAACACACCAACTTCCAACATGCTATTTGTGAGTCAGGCCTTGCTCCTCGCAGCATGGCAGAAGGCGAATATCAAGGCAGCTGCAATTATGCTTACCATCTTGATGCTGGCGCCTTTGCCGACTTATTAAAACAGCATTGTAAAGCCAAGCTAGCAGTAGAGCATGTCATCGGAACAGTAGAACAAGCCCATGTCGATAGCCAAGGTAACATCAGTCATATTTCACTTGCTGACCAAGGTTCAATTGACGGTGATTTATTTATCGATTGCAGCGGTTTTGCATCTTTATTACTGGGTAAAACACTTAATGTGCCGTTTGTTAAACTGGATCATGTGCTATTTAACGACCGCGCCATTGCAATGCAAGTGCCCTATACAGATCAGCATAGCCCGATTGCATCGCACACCATCGCCACAGCGCAGGACTCAGGTTGGATTTGGGATATTGGCTTAACACATCGCCGCGGTGTCGGTCATGTGTATTCAAGTCGTTATATGACCGACGAACAGGCTGAAGCCAATTTACGCCGTTATATTGGCCCCCAAGCCGAAGGTTTAAGCGTAAAAAAAATCAGCTATCAAAGTGGTCATCGTGAACGCTATTGGCAAAAAAATTGTGTTGCTGTTGGCATGGCAGCAGGATTTGTTGAGCCACTAGAAGCCACTGCGATTATGCTAGTCGAAATATCTGCACGCTACATTGCCGACAACCTACCGGTTAACGATACCATCATGGCATTAACGGCCAAACGGTTTAACCAACAAATGGAATATCGCTGGGGACGTATTGTTGATTTTTTAAAACTACATTACATGCTGACGAAAAGACCCGAACCCTATTGGCAAGCACATTGTCATCCCGACTCTATTCCACAGAGCTTACAAGAAGACTTAAGCATTTGGGCTTATCGAGGCCCCACCAGCAAAGACTTCAATGGCCCAAATGAGTTATTTCCAGCCGCTAGTTATCAATATGTACTTTATGGTATGGGTTTCAGCCCTGACTATTCTCAACATGCACACTTATACCAACAACAGGCCCAAGCCACTCAGATACTTAACCGTAATGTTCAGCTTACGCAGCAGATGCTCAATACATTGCCGCCTCATCGAGACTTCATTGAACAATGGTTAACTCATTCTCAACAATAG
- a CDS encoding SLC5 family protein, with protein MSENIIQISVFTIVTAMIGLLTYIKCRGSNRQQSTQNKEYFLAGGGLSWVFVAGSITLTNLSTDQLVGMNGNQMALLAWWEFSAVIGLIILAKLFLPVYYKYNCTTTTELLEKRYNNKHIRAVIGSIFFLGNAFIYMPAVIYSGSLFMQTMFNVDIPLMYIAVAFATLGAVYAFFGGLRAVAVSDTYSGVLLLGMAIFVVYLALNAINYDLSDIPVERLTFIGGDDSPLPWHTLLTGMIFIQMFYWGTNQTITQRAMAAPTLKEAQKGVFAAAGIRILIVPAIVVIPGIVSYKLYGDIGDAAYGRIVGDLMPTWLTGVFAAAMAAAVLSTYNSLLNSATALYVCDIHEAYIKKDPNVVRLSGWVTLLLSILTLTLVPIYQQAESIINLLQQLNGLLSMPILSIFIVGLVFKNIDARAGIGAVIFGVMLYASLTFEFSPFYSSWHYIHLMPVTLAACITFALVSNRFVFGNTIQFAKGDEIETA; from the coding sequence ATGTCTGAAAATATTATTCAAATATCCGTATTTACCATTGTAACGGCAATGATTGGGTTATTAACGTACATAAAATGTCGTGGCAGCAACCGTCAACAAAGCACACAAAATAAAGAATATTTTCTCGCTGGGGGCGGCTTAAGTTGGGTGTTTGTGGCAGGGTCTATCACCCTAACAAATTTAAGTACTGATCAGCTGGTGGGCATGAACGGTAACCAAATGGCACTGCTAGCATGGTGGGAGTTCTCTGCTGTGATTGGCCTGATTATTCTGGCTAAATTATTCTTACCCGTTTATTACAAGTATAACTGTACCACCACAACTGAGTTGTTGGAAAAAAGATATAATAACAAGCATATACGAGCCGTTATTGGGTCTATATTCTTTTTAGGTAATGCTTTTATCTACATGCCAGCAGTGATTTATTCAGGCTCTCTGTTTATGCAGACCATGTTTAATGTCGACATTCCACTTATGTATATTGCTGTTGCATTTGCGACGCTAGGCGCAGTTTATGCTTTCTTCGGAGGGTTACGCGCGGTAGCCGTATCAGACACCTACTCTGGAGTATTATTACTGGGCATGGCCATTTTTGTGGTGTATCTAGCCCTAAATGCGATTAATTATGACTTATCTGATATTCCGGTAGAACGACTCACCTTCATTGGTGGTGATGATTCGCCTTTACCTTGGCACACCCTACTAACCGGAATGATTTTCATCCAAATGTTCTATTGGGGTACCAACCAAACCATTACTCAACGTGCCATGGCCGCACCCACACTAAAAGAAGCTCAAAAAGGCGTATTTGCTGCAGCAGGTATTCGTATTCTAATCGTACCGGCTATCGTGGTTATTCCTGGGATTGTGTCATACAAACTGTATGGTGATATTGGTGACGCTGCATACGGGCGAATTGTAGGTGACCTCATGCCAACGTGGTTAACGGGTGTATTTGCCGCCGCAATGGCTGCGGCAGTATTATCGACATACAACAGTTTACTAAACTCAGCGACGGCGCTGTATGTGTGTGACATTCACGAAGCCTATATTAAAAAAGACCCTAACGTGGTGCGCTTAAGCGGTTGGGTTACATTATTACTCAGTATTTTAACTCTTACATTAGTGCCTATTTATCAACAAGCCGAAAGTATCATCAACTTATTACAACAGTTAAATGGTTTACTCAGCATGCCTATTCTGTCGATATTTATTGTAGGCTTAGTGTTTAAAAATATAGATGCCAGAGCGGGGATCGGTGCGGTTATATTTGGAGTAATGCTATATGCCTCACTAACATTTGAATTTTCCCCATTCTATTCAAGCTGGCACTACATTCACTTAATGCCAGTCACATTAGCCGCCTGCATCACCTTTGCGTTAGTCTCAAACCGCTTTGTGTTTGGCAACACGATTCAATTTGCCAAAGGCGACGAGATAGAAACGGCTTAG
- a CDS encoding SapC family protein, whose translation MKKLTELTPQQHQNLRLANDSAIQFAHQQNIMNLRVSEVSQTACSMPIVYVRDGNNGQWVLTAFTSFEQGSNLFVEQGKWTALHTPTNMQTFPFFLMMLPDDPQRYTIGIDEQHGVFSATTGQAIFETNGKASLHLSRVKALLESDINNDLQTQAFNQHISQLGLLRPISILIQHQDGSTPSLSGLFTIDEDKLQALSQEALFELHQKGYLAPLQAMLMSLFQLNALIKKHNKTPGLNPIKSIKLEVSKNSAAA comes from the coding sequence ATGAAAAAACTAACAGAATTAACGCCTCAACAGCACCAAAACTTACGATTAGCAAACGACAGCGCCATCCAATTTGCTCATCAACAAAACATCATGAACCTGCGGGTATCTGAAGTCAGCCAAACGGCTTGCAGTATGCCAATTGTTTATGTCCGTGATGGTAACAATGGTCAATGGGTATTAACGGCATTTACTAGCTTCGAGCAAGGTAGCAACCTATTTGTCGAACAAGGTAAGTGGACCGCGCTACACACGCCAACTAACATGCAAACCTTTCCATTTTTTTTGATGATGTTACCTGACGACCCACAACGTTACACCATTGGTATTGACGAACAACATGGGGTGTTTTCTGCCACAACAGGACAAGCCATTTTTGAAACCAACGGCAAAGCATCGCTGCATTTATCTAGAGTAAAAGCTTTGCTTGAATCTGACATTAACAATGATCTCCAGACCCAAGCATTTAATCAGCATATTAGCCAACTTGGCCTGCTACGCCCAATTAGTATTTTAATCCAGCATCAAGATGGCTCAACACCTAGTTTGTCGGGTTTATTCACTATTGATGAAGACAAACTACAAGCCCTCAGCCAAGAAGCACTCTTTGAGCTACACCAGAAAGGTTATCTTGCGCCATTACAAGCCATGCTAATGTCATTATTTCAACTCAATGCGCTGATCAAAAAGCACAATAAAACCCCAGGCTTGAACCCAATAAAAAGCATCAAATTAGAAGTCAGTAAAAATTCAGCTGCGGCATAA